The following are encoded in a window of Pseudomonas sp. St316 genomic DNA:
- a CDS encoding TetR/AcrR family transcriptional regulator, whose amino-acid sequence MAQSETVERILDAAEQLFAEKGFAETSLRLITSKAGVNLAAVNYHFGSKKALIQAVFSRFLGPFCLSLDRELERRQAKPDVKPTLEELLEMLVEQALAVQPRSGNDLSIFMRLLGLAFSQSQGHLRRYLEDMYGKVFRRYMLLVNEAAPRIPPIELFWRVHFMLGAAAFSMSGIKALRAIAETDFGVNTSIEQVMRLMVPFLAAGMRAESGVTDEAMAAAQLRPRSKSTPALAKA is encoded by the coding sequence ATGGCCCAGTCGGAAACCGTTGAACGCATTCTCGATGCTGCCGAGCAGTTGTTCGCGGAAAAAGGTTTCGCTGAAACCTCGTTGCGTCTGATCACCAGCAAGGCCGGGGTGAACCTGGCGGCGGTGAACTATCATTTCGGCTCGAAAAAGGCCCTGATCCAGGCGGTATTCTCGCGGTTCCTCGGGCCTTTCTGCCTCAGTCTCGATCGCGAGCTGGAGCGCCGGCAGGCCAAGCCTGACGTCAAGCCGACTCTTGAAGAACTGCTGGAAATGCTGGTCGAGCAAGCGCTTGCCGTACAGCCACGCAGTGGTAACGATCTTTCCATTTTCATGCGCTTGCTAGGCTTGGCATTCAGTCAGAGCCAGGGCCACCTGCGACGCTACCTGGAAGACATGTACGGCAAGGTTTTCCGTCGCTACATGCTGCTGGTCAATGAGGCCGCACCGCGGATTCCGCCCATCGAGTTGTTCTGGCGGGTGCACTTCATGCTCGGCGCCGCGGCGTTCAGCATGTCCGGTATCAAGGCGTTGCGCGCCATTGCTGAAACCGATTTTGGCGTGAACACCTCGATCGAACAGGTCATGCGCCTGATGGTGCCGTTCCTGGCAGCCGGCATGCGTGCCGAAAGTGGCGTCACCGATGAAGCCATGGCTGCCGCGCAATTGCGTCCGCGTAGTAAATCGACGCCGGCGCTGGCCAAGGCGTAA
- the lexA gene encoding transcriptional repressor LexA gives MLKLTPRQAEILAFIKRCLEDNGYPPTRAEIAQELGFKSPNAAEEHLKALARKGAIEMTPGASRGIRIPGFEAKADETTLPIIGRVAAGAPILAQQHVEESCNINPSFFHPRADYLLRVHGMSMKDIGIFDGDLLAVHTTREARNGQIVVARIGDEVTVKRFKRDGSKVWLIAENPEFAPIEVNLKDQDLVIEGLSVGVIRR, from the coding sequence ATGCTAAAGCTGACGCCACGCCAAGCAGAGATTCTGGCCTTCATCAAACGCTGCCTCGAAGACAACGGCTACCCGCCAACCCGCGCGGAAATCGCCCAGGAACTGGGTTTCAAGTCGCCCAACGCGGCTGAAGAACACCTCAAGGCGCTGGCGCGCAAGGGAGCTATCGAAATGACCCCGGGCGCATCCCGAGGCATTCGCATCCCCGGCTTCGAAGCCAAGGCCGACGAAACCACGCTGCCGATCATCGGCCGGGTAGCGGCAGGCGCACCGATCCTGGCCCAGCAGCATGTCGAGGAGTCCTGCAACATCAATCCTTCGTTCTTCCATCCTCGCGCCGACTACCTGCTTCGCGTACACGGCATGAGCATGAAGGACATTGGCATCTTCGACGGTGACCTCCTGGCCGTCCACACTACTCGCGAAGCCCGCAATGGCCAGATCGTGGTGGCGCGAATCGGCGACGAAGTGACCGTCAAGCGCTTCAAGCGAGACGGCAGCAAGGTCTGGCTCATCGCCGAGAACCCGGAGTTCGCGCCCATCGAAGTGAACCTGAAAGATCAGGACCTGGTCATCGAAGGCTTGAGCGTCGGCGTCATTCGCCGCTAA
- the sulA gene encoding SOS-induced cell division inhibitor SulA translates to MQFPHTPQHTQLPLFEAFMAQPLAPVLKEVIESPWGVEPEAFSELSLRGAAGNCLNLLAPILRELSQDQDARWLTLIAPPASVTQAWLRDAGLNRERILLLQPRGTQSAQQLTCEALRLGRSHTVVSWLNPLTATARQQLISAARTGDAQSLNIRLG, encoded by the coding sequence ATGCAGTTCCCTCACACACCACAACACACACAACTTCCGCTGTTCGAGGCATTCATGGCCCAACCGCTGGCTCCAGTCCTGAAAGAGGTCATCGAGTCGCCCTGGGGCGTCGAGCCCGAGGCTTTCAGCGAACTGTCGTTACGTGGTGCAGCCGGAAACTGCCTGAACCTGCTGGCGCCGATTCTGCGAGAACTCAGCCAGGACCAGGATGCTCGCTGGCTGACGCTGATCGCACCACCGGCCAGCGTCACCCAGGCTTGGCTGCGGGATGCCGGCCTGAACCGCGAACGCATCCTCTTGTTGCAGCCGCGGGGCACCCAAAGCGCTCAACAGTTGACCTGCGAGGCCTTGCGCCTGGGCCGTAGCCACACCGTGGTCAGTTGGCTCAATCCGCTGACCGCGACCGCACGGCAACAGTTGATCAGCGCCGCCCGTACCGGGGACGCACAAAGTCTGAATATTCGATTGGGCTAA
- a CDS encoding DUF6586 family protein, which yields MAHELYTRTNQKIYFAGLSLEALTRAEDGRAMNSPALLQAGRESALFHLYGALLGLCHEIAGYYRLPQANAPRAELLLTREVLETIAIPELAEMVELAHNPQTWLAKLLAAHAALFEPPRAPRKPKGDVTQPLIVAVNLDEQEPEQELSREELESWRQNLKSLAIRFRDGLNEC from the coding sequence ATGGCCCACGAACTCTATACCCGCACCAATCAGAAAATCTATTTCGCCGGTCTGTCGCTCGAAGCGCTCACCAGGGCCGAAGACGGGCGTGCGATGAATTCCCCGGCGTTGCTCCAGGCCGGGCGCGAATCCGCGCTGTTTCACCTGTACGGTGCATTGTTGGGGTTGTGCCATGAAATAGCCGGTTACTATCGCCTGCCGCAAGCGAATGCGCCGCGGGCCGAGTTGTTGTTGACCCGCGAAGTGCTGGAAACCATTGCTATCCCGGAATTGGCCGAAATGGTCGAGCTGGCGCATAACCCGCAAACCTGGCTGGCGAAACTATTGGCGGCCCATGCGGCGCTGTTCGAGCCGCCGCGGGCCCCACGCAAGCCCAAGGGGGACGTGACCCAGCCTTTGATCGTGGCGGTCAATCTGGATGAACAAGAACCCGAGCAGGAGTTGAGCCGGGAGGAGTTGGAGAGCTGGCGTCAAAACCTCAAGAGCCTGGCGATACGTTTTCGTGATGGTTTGAACGAGTGCTGA
- the topA gene encoding type I DNA topoisomerase — protein sequence MGKSLVIVESPAKAKTINKYLGNQYVVKSSIGHIRDLPTSGSASASKEPAAKRGKAAAGEAPALSPKDKARKQLVSRMGVDPEHGWKAKYEILPGKEKVIEELRRLAKDADTIYLATDLDREGEAIAWHLREAIGGDDSRYKRVVFNEITKKAIQEAFSQPGELDIDRVNAQQARRFLDRVVGYMVSPLLWAKIARGLSAGRVQSVAVKLVVEREREIRAFIPEEYWEVHADLGTAKGATVRFDVAREKGEAFKPLNEAQAMAALEKLKASSYSIVKREDKPTSSKPSAPFITSTLQQAASNRLGFGVKKTMMMAQRLYEAGYITYMRTDSTNLSADAVAMARTYIEGEFGKKYLPDTPNVYSSKEGAQEAHEAIRPSDANTEPSKLSGMERDAERLYELIWRQFLACQMLPAQYLSTTVSVGAGDFELRAKGRILKFDGYTRVMPQIAKPGDDDVLPDMAQGDVMKLIKLDPTQHFTKPPARYSEASLVKEMEKRGIGRPSTYAAIISTIQDRGYVALHNRRFYSEKMGDIVTERLSESFSNLMDYGFTAGMEENLDDVAQGERDWKSVLDEFYGDFKKKLEVAESPDSGMRANQPVMTDIPCLTCGRPMQIRTASTGVFLGCSGYSLPPKERCKATVNLVPGDEIAADDEGESESLVLRGKHRCPICSTAMDAYLLDEKRKLHICGNNPDCAGYEIEEGTYRIKGYEGPSLECDKCGSEMQLKTGRFGKFFGCTNPTCKNTRKLLKSGDAAPPKMDPVKMPELKCEKVNDTYILRDGASGLFLAASQFPKNRETRAPLVMEIVPHKDEIDPKYHFLCEAPQKDPEGRPAVIRYSRKTKEQYVQTEVDGKPTGWKAYYDGGKWTVEDKR from the coding sequence ATGGGCAAATCGCTGGTCATTGTGGAATCCCCGGCTAAGGCCAAGACCATCAACAAGTATCTGGGCAACCAGTACGTGGTGAAGTCGAGTATCGGCCATATCCGAGACCTGCCCACCAGCGGTTCGGCTAGCGCCAGCAAGGAGCCAGCCGCCAAGCGCGGCAAGGCTGCTGCCGGTGAAGCGCCGGCGCTGTCGCCCAAAGACAAGGCGCGCAAGCAGCTGGTCTCGCGCATGGGGGTCGATCCGGAACACGGCTGGAAAGCCAAGTACGAGATCCTCCCGGGCAAGGAAAAAGTCATTGAAGAGCTGCGCCGGCTCGCCAAGGATGCCGACACCATCTATCTCGCGACGGACTTGGACCGCGAAGGGGAAGCCATTGCCTGGCACCTGCGCGAAGCCATTGGTGGGGATGACAGCCGCTACAAGCGCGTGGTGTTCAACGAAATTACCAAGAAGGCCATCCAGGAAGCCTTCTCCCAGCCGGGCGAGCTGGACATCGATCGGGTCAACGCCCAACAGGCGCGTCGCTTCCTCGACCGCGTGGTGGGCTATATGGTCTCGCCGCTGCTGTGGGCCAAGATCGCCCGCGGACTGTCGGCCGGTCGTGTGCAGTCGGTCGCCGTGAAGCTGGTGGTGGAGCGCGAGCGGGAGATCCGTGCGTTCATCCCTGAAGAGTACTGGGAAGTCCACGCCGACCTCGGCACTGCCAAGGGCGCCACCGTGCGCTTCGACGTGGCCCGCGAGAAGGGCGAGGCCTTCAAGCCGCTCAACGAAGCCCAGGCCATGGCTGCGCTGGAGAAACTCAAGGCTTCCAGCTACAGCATCGTCAAGCGCGAAGACAAGCCGACCAGCAGCAAGCCGTCGGCGCCGTTCATCACCTCCACGTTGCAGCAGGCCGCGAGTAATCGCCTGGGCTTTGGCGTGAAGAAAACCATGATGATGGCCCAGCGTCTCTACGAAGCCGGCTACATCACCTACATGCGTACCGACTCGACCAACCTTTCGGCCGATGCCGTGGCGATGGCGCGTACTTATATAGAAGGCGAGTTCGGCAAGAAGTACCTGCCGGACACGCCGAACGTCTACAGCAGCAAGGAAGGCGCGCAGGAGGCTCACGAAGCGATTCGTCCATCCGACGCCAATACCGAGCCAAGCAAGCTGTCGGGCATGGAGCGCGATGCTGAGCGTCTCTACGAGCTGATCTGGCGCCAGTTCCTGGCCTGCCAGATGCTGCCGGCGCAATACCTGTCGACCACGGTCAGCGTCGGTGCCGGCGACTTCGAGCTGCGCGCCAAGGGCCGCATCCTGAAGTTCGACGGCTACACCCGCGTCATGCCGCAAATCGCCAAGCCAGGGGATGACGATGTGCTGCCGGACATGGCCCAGGGCGACGTGATGAAGCTGATCAAGCTTGATCCTACCCAGCACTTCACCAAGCCACCGGCCCGTTACTCCGAAGCCAGCCTGGTCAAGGAAATGGAAAAGCGCGGCATCGGTCGTCCTTCGACCTACGCAGCGATCATCTCCACCATCCAGGACCGCGGCTATGTGGCGCTGCACAACCGTCGTTTCTATTCGGAAAAGATGGGTGACATCGTTACCGAGCGTTTGTCCGAAAGCTTCTCGAACCTGATGGACTACGGCTTCACTGCCGGTATGGAAGAGAACCTCGACGATGTGGCCCAGGGCGAGCGCGACTGGAAAAGCGTTCTCGACGAGTTCTACGGCGACTTCAAGAAAAAGCTTGAAGTGGCCGAAAGCCCTGACAGCGGCATGCGCGCCAACCAGCCGGTCATGACCGATATCCCGTGCCTGACCTGCGGTCGCCCGATGCAAATCCGTACCGCCTCGACTGGCGTGTTCCTTGGTTGCTCGGGTTACAGCCTGCCACCCAAGGAGCGCTGCAAGGCGACGGTCAACCTGGTGCCGGGCGACGAAATTGCCGCGGACGACGAGGGTGAATCGGAATCCCTGGTGCTGCGCGGCAAGCATCGCTGCCCGATCTGCAGTACGGCGATGGACGCCTACCTGCTGGATGAAAAGCGCAAGCTGCACATCTGCGGTAACAATCCGGACTGTGCCGGCTACGAGATCGAAGAGGGCACTTATCGCATCAAGGGCTACGAAGGTCCAAGCCTGGAGTGCGACAAGTGCGGCAGTGAGATGCAGCTCAAGACCGGTCGTTTCGGCAAGTTCTTCGGTTGCACCAACCCGACCTGCAAGAACACCCGCAAACTGCTCAAGAGCGGTGACGCGGCACCGCCGAAGATGGACCCGGTGAAGATGCCTGAGCTCAAGTGCGAGAAGGTCAACGACACCTACATCCTGCGCGATGGCGCTTCCGGCCTGTTCCTGGCGGCCAGCCAGTTCCCGAAAAACCGCGAGACCCGTGCACCGTTGGTGATGGAGATCGTGCCGCACAAGGACGAAATCGATCCGAAGTACCATTTCCTCTGCGAAGCGCCGCAGAAGGATCCGGAAGGGCGCCCGGCGGTCATTCGCTACAGCCGCAAGACCAAGGAGCAGTACGTGCAGACCGAAGTCGACGGCAAGCCGACCGGTTGGAAGGCGTACTACGACGGCGGTAAGTGGACGGTTGAAGACAAGCGCTGA
- a CDS encoding DUF1653 domain-containing protein, with protein MPIQPGLYQHYKGPQYRVFSIARHSETEEEVVFYQALYGDYGFWVRPLSMFQESVEVDGEQVPRFALVQAEESIFSKP; from the coding sequence ATGCCGATACAACCTGGGCTCTACCAGCATTACAAAGGTCCGCAGTACCGCGTATTCAGCATTGCGCGGCATTCCGAGACCGAGGAAGAAGTGGTCTTCTATCAAGCCCTGTATGGCGATTACGGCTTTTGGGTGCGTCCCTTGAGCATGTTCCAGGAGTCCGTCGAGGTTGACGGCGAACAGGTGCCACGCTTTGCTTTGGTGCAGGCCGAGGAGAGCATTTTTTCCAAGCCTTGA
- the fadA gene encoding acetyl-CoA C-acyltransferase FadA — protein MSLNPRDVVIVDFGRTPMGRSKGGMHRNTRAEDMSAHLISKLLERNVKVDPNEVEDVIWGCVNQTLEQGWNIARMASLMTQIPHTAAGQTVSRLCGSSMSALHTAAQAIMTGNGDVFVVGGVEHMGHVSMMHGVDPNPHMSLYAAKASGMMGLTAEMLGKMHGITREQQDAFGVRSHQLAHKATVEGKFKDEIIPMQGYDENGFLKLFDYDETIRPETTLESLAALKPAFNPKGGTVTAGTSSQITDGASCMIVMSAQRAQDLGIQPMAVIRSMAVAGVDPAIMGYGPVPATQKALKRAGLGIADIDFFELNEAFAAQALPVLKDLKVLDKMNEKVNLHGGAIALGHPFGCSGARISGTLLNVMKQNGGTFGVSTMCIGLGQGIATVFERV, from the coding sequence ATGAGCTTGAATCCTAGAGACGTCGTGATTGTCGACTTCGGTCGTACGCCGATGGGCCGCTCCAAGGGCGGCATGCACCGCAACACCCGCGCCGAGGACATGTCGGCGCACCTGATCAGCAAGCTGCTGGAACGCAACGTCAAGGTCGACCCCAACGAAGTCGAAGACGTGATCTGGGGCTGTGTGAACCAGACCCTGGAGCAGGGCTGGAACATCGCCCGCATGGCCTCGCTGATGACCCAGATCCCTCACACGGCGGCGGGCCAGACCGTCAGCCGCCTGTGCGGTTCGTCCATGAGCGCACTGCACACCGCCGCCCAGGCGATCATGACCGGCAACGGTGACGTGTTCGTCGTCGGTGGTGTCGAGCACATGGGCCACGTGAGCATGATGCACGGCGTCGATCCGAACCCGCACATGTCGCTGTACGCGGCGAAAGCCTCGGGCATGATGGGCCTGACCGCAGAAATGCTTGGCAAAATGCACGGCATCACCCGCGAACAGCAGGACGCCTTTGGCGTGCGCTCCCACCAGCTCGCCCACAAGGCGACCGTGGAAGGCAAGTTCAAGGATGAGATCATCCCGATGCAGGGCTATGACGAGAACGGCTTCCTGAAGCTGTTCGACTACGACGAAACCATTCGTCCGGAAACCACCCTGGAAAGCCTGGCGGCCCTCAAGCCGGCATTCAATCCGAAGGGCGGCACCGTGACAGCCGGTACCTCGTCGCAGATCACCGACGGTGCCTCGTGCATGATCGTGATGTCGGCCCAGCGTGCCCAGGACCTGGGTATCCAGCCGATGGCGGTGATTCGTTCGATGGCCGTGGCGGGTGTGGACCCGGCGATCATGGGCTATGGTCCAGTACCGGCTACGCAGAAAGCCTTGAAGCGTGCGGGCCTGGGCATTGCCGATATCGACTTCTTCGAGCTCAACGAAGCTTTCGCCGCACAGGCCCTGCCGGTGCTGAAAGATTTGAAAGTGCTCGACAAGATGAACGAGAAGGTTAACCTGCACGGCGGCGCGATCGCCCTGGGTCACCCGTTCGGTTGCTCCGGTGCGCGTATCTCCGGCACGCTGCTCAACGTCATGAAGCAGAATGGCGGCACCTTTGGTGTGTCCACCATGTGCATTGGCCTCGGCCAAGGCATCGCCACTGTCTTCGAACGCGTCTAA
- the fadB gene encoding fatty acid oxidation complex subunit alpha FadB: MIYEGKAITVKALESGIVELKFDLKGESVNKFNRLTLNELRQAVDTIKADASIKGVIVSSGKDVFIVGADITEFVDNFKLPDAELIAGNLEANRIFSDFEDLNVPTVVAINGIALGGGLEMCLAADYRVMSTTAKIGLPEVKLGIYPGFGGTVRLPRLIGADNAIEWIAAGKENRAEDALKVGAVDAVVEPGKLQEAALETIKRAISGEFDYKAKRQPKLEKLKLNAIEQMMAFETAKGFVAGQAGPNYPAPVEAIKTIQKAASFGRDKALEVEAAGFVKLAKTSAAQSLIGLFLNDQELKKKAKAYDEIARDVKQAAVLGAGIMGGGIAYQSASKGTPILMKDINEHGLEQGLAEAAKLLVGRVDKGRMTAAKMAEVLNGIRPTLSYGDFGHVDLVVEAVVENPKVKQAVLAEVEDKVKEDTILASNTSTISISLLAKALKRPENFVGMHFFNPVHMMPLVEVIRGEKSSEHAVATTVAYAKKMGKNPIVVNDCPGFLVNRVLFPYFGGFAKLVSAGVDFVRIDKIMEKFGWPMGPAYLMDVVGIDTGHHGRDVMAEGFPDRMKDDRRSAVDVLYEAKRLGQKNGKGFYAYETDKRGKQKKVADSSVLEVLKPIVYEQREVTDEDIINWMMIPLCLETVRCLEDGIVETAAEADMGLVYGIGFPPFRGGALRYIDSIGVAEFVALADQYADLGALYHPTAKLREMAKNGQRFFG, encoded by the coding sequence ATGATTTACGAAGGTAAAGCCATCACGGTTAAGGCTCTTGAAAGTGGCATCGTCGAATTGAAATTCGACCTCAAGGGTGAGTCCGTCAACAAGTTCAACCGTCTAACCCTGAATGAATTGCGTCAGGCCGTGGACACTATCAAGGCAGATGCTTCGATCAAGGGTGTGATCGTCAGCAGCGGCAAGGACGTGTTCATCGTCGGCGCCGACATCACCGAATTCGTCGACAACTTCAAGCTGCCCGATGCCGAACTGATCGCTGGCAACCTCGAAGCCAACCGTATTTTCAGCGACTTCGAAGACCTCAACGTACCGACCGTCGTGGCCATCAACGGCATCGCCCTGGGTGGCGGCCTGGAAATGTGCCTGGCGGCGGATTACCGCGTCATGTCCACCACGGCCAAGATTGGCCTGCCGGAAGTCAAGCTGGGCATCTACCCAGGCTTCGGCGGCACCGTGCGCCTGCCCCGCCTGATCGGTGCCGACAACGCCATCGAGTGGATTGCCGCCGGCAAGGAAAACCGTGCTGAAGACGCGCTGAAGGTCGGTGCCGTGGATGCCGTGGTCGAACCTGGCAAGCTCCAGGAAGCGGCCCTTGAAACGATCAAGCGCGCCATCAGCGGCGAGTTCGACTACAAGGCCAAGCGCCAGCCGAAGCTGGAAAAGCTCAAGCTCAACGCCATCGAACAAATGATGGCCTTCGAAACCGCCAAGGGTTTCGTCGCCGGCCAGGCAGGCCCGAACTACCCGGCGCCGGTCGAAGCGATCAAGACCATTCAGAAAGCCGCGAGCTTCGGTCGCGACAAGGCTCTGGAAGTCGAGGCTGCCGGCTTCGTCAAGCTGGCCAAGACCTCGGCGGCGCAAAGCCTTATCGGTCTGTTTCTCAATGACCAGGAACTGAAGAAAAAGGCCAAGGCATACGACGAAATCGCCCGTGACGTGAAGCAGGCCGCCGTGCTCGGCGCCGGCATCATGGGGGGCGGTATCGCCTACCAGTCGGCGTCCAAAGGCACGCCGATCCTGATGAAGGACATCAACGAACACGGTCTCGAGCAAGGCCTGGCCGAAGCCGCCAAGCTGCTGGTCGGCCGAGTCGACAAAGGTCGCATGACCGCTGCGAAGATGGCCGAAGTGCTCAACGGCATTCGTCCGACCCTGTCCTACGGCGATTTCGGCCATGTCGATCTGGTGGTCGAAGCCGTTGTCGAGAACCCGAAGGTCAAGCAGGCGGTACTGGCTGAAGTCGAAGACAAGGTCAAAGAGGACACCATCCTGGCCTCGAACACCTCGACCATCTCCATTTCGCTGCTGGCCAAGGCCCTCAAGCGTCCGGAAAACTTCGTCGGCATGCACTTCTTCAACCCGGTGCACATGATGCCGCTGGTGGAAGTGATCCGTGGCGAGAAGTCCAGTGAACATGCCGTTGCCACCACCGTGGCCTACGCCAAGAAAATGGGCAAGAACCCGATCGTCGTCAACGACTGCCCGGGCTTCCTGGTCAATCGCGTGCTGTTCCCGTACTTTGGCGGTTTCGCCAAGCTGGTCAGCGCCGGCGTGGACTTCGTTCGCATCGACAAGATCATGGAAAAATTCGGCTGGCCGATGGGCCCGGCGTACCTGATGGACGTGGTCGGCATCGACACCGGCCACCACGGTCGCGACGTCATGGCTGAAGGCTTCCCGGACCGCATGAAGGACGACCGTCGTTCGGCCGTTGACGTGCTCTACGAAGCCAAGCGCCTGGGCCAGAAGAACGGCAAGGGCTTCTACGCCTATGAGACCGACAAGCGCGGCAAGCAGAAGAAAGTCGCCGATTCGTCGGTGCTGGAAGTGCTCAAGCCGATCGTCTACGAGCAGCGCGAAGTCACCGACGAGGACATCATCAACTGGATGATGATCCCGCTGTGCCTCGAAACCGTGCGTTGCCTGGAAGACGGCATTGTCGAAACCGCCGCCGAAGCCGACATGGGCCTGGTCTACGGTATCGGTTTCCCTCCATTCCGTGGCGGTGCGCTGCGCTACATCGACTCGATCGGTGTGGCCGAGTTCGTTGCCCTGGCTGACCAGTACGCTGATTTGGGCGCGCTGTACCACCCGACCGCGAAGCTGCGTGAAATGGCCAAGAACGGCCAGCGCTTCTTCGGTTAA
- a CDS encoding universal stress protein, translating into MYYEHVLVAVDLTEECDPVVKRALALCESRDTKLSLVHIVEPMAMAFGGDVPMDLSQLQQQQFDQAKERLDRLIVKYPALKKEFSHLTYGQPRQEIHHLAKEQGCDLIVVGSHGRHGLALLLGSTANDVLHGAPCDVLAVHLVKRT; encoded by the coding sequence ATGTACTACGAACACGTTCTGGTCGCCGTCGACCTCACTGAAGAATGCGATCCGGTCGTCAAACGCGCCCTCGCCCTTTGCGAAAGCCGGGACACCAAGCTGTCGCTGGTGCATATCGTCGAACCGATGGCCATGGCCTTCGGCGGCGACGTGCCCATGGACCTTTCCCAGTTGCAGCAGCAGCAATTCGACCAGGCCAAGGAACGCCTTGATCGACTGATCGTGAAATACCCTGCCCTGAAGAAGGAGTTCAGCCACCTGACCTACGGCCAGCCGCGCCAGGAAATCCATCACCTGGCCAAGGAACAGGGTTGCGACCTGATTGTGGTCGGCAGCCATGGTCGCCACGGCTTGGCACTGTTGCTGGGCTCGACCGCCAACGACGTGCTGCATGGCGCGCCTTGCGATGTGCTGGCAGTGCACCTGGTCAAGCGCACCTAA